A genomic segment from Brevinematia bacterium encodes:
- the flgE gene encoding flagellar hook protein FlgE — translation MMRSLYSGVSGLINHQVRMDVLGNNISNVNTYGFKRERVTFQDIISQMMEASAKPTDERGGINSKQVGLGMTVASIDKIMTQGSIQTTGINTDLAIAGEGFFVLKKGEQLFYSRAGNFYIDKDGTLVNSSGFKVQGWKAQKLETGEIIINPSGQIEDLVIPRGAKSPAAATTIVKYRSNLDSRTPILTPESSLLDREKYTHKTSVDIFDSYGNRYRMFVDFVRSDLNTWVATVNVENASGVVVSVGEEKVDNNNQFTVLFDNKGTLRSVSDNSINPTVLDAGTLMANVSFTLPDGTRQTVKIELGVAGSIENSITQFSSPSTASVYDQDGHAMGYLESFKIDSSGTIIGVFTNGLQEPLGQIALAGFTNPQGLEKVGENLYIETMNSGLADISPAELKGKGKIYSGALEMSNVDLSDAFVDMIVTQRGFQANSRTITTTDQMLQEILNLKR, via the coding sequence ATGATGAGGTCACTTTATTCGGGTGTATCTGGTCTAATTAACCATCAGGTCAGGATGGACGTTTTAGGTAACAACATTTCCAATGTCAATACTTATGGGTTTAAGAGAGAAAGAGTTACATTTCAGGACATTATCTCTCAGATGATGGAAGCATCTGCTAAACCTACTGATGAGCGAGGGGGTATTAACTCCAAGCAGGTAGGATTAGGAATGACAGTTGCAAGCATTGATAAGATTATGACGCAGGGTAGTATACAAACAACAGGAATTAATACCGATCTTGCTATTGCTGGAGAAGGGTTCTTTGTCCTGAAAAAGGGTGAGCAATTGTTTTACTCAAGAGCTGGTAATTTCTATATTGATAAAGATGGTACACTAGTCAACTCAAGTGGTTTTAAAGTACAAGGGTGGAAAGCACAGAAGCTTGAGACTGGTGAAATAATAATAAACCCATCTGGACAGATAGAAGATTTAGTTATACCCAGAGGAGCCAAAAGCCCCGCAGCAGCTACTACCATAGTCAAATACAGATCAAATCTTGACAGTAGAACACCCATCTTAACCCCAGAATCAAGCTTGCTTGACAGAGAGAAATATACCCATAAGACAAGTGTTGACATATTTGATTCCTACGGAAACAGGTATAGAATGTTCGTTGACTTTGTTAGAAGCGACCTTAACACTTGGGTTGCTACGGTAAATGTGGAAAACGCTAGCGGTGTTGTTGTTAGTGTAGGTGAAGAGAAAGTTGACAATAACAACCAATTTACCGTACTCTTTGATAATAAAGGAACTCTAAGAAGTGTATCCGACAACAGTATAAATCCTACGGTTCTGGATGCTGGAACCCTAATGGCCAATGTAAGTTTCACTTTACCTGATGGAACAAGGCAGACTGTTAAGATAGAGCTTGGAGTTGCAGGTAGTATAGAAAACAGTATCACTCAATTCTCTTCACCCTCAACTGCATCAGTTTACGACCAAGATGGACATGCTATGGGATACCTTGAAAGCTTTAAGATTGACAGTTCTGGGACAATAATAGGTGTTTTTACAAACGGTCTACAAGAGCCTCTTGGGCAAATAGCTTTAGCTGGCTTTACAAACCCTCAAGGATTAGAAAAAGTTGGAGAGAACCTTTATATTGAGACTATGAACTCAGGACTAGCGGATATCAGTCCTGCTGAGCTAAAAGGTAAAGGGAAAATATATTCTGGTGCATTAGAAATGTCAAATGTTGACTTATCTGATGCCTTCGTTGATATGATCGTTACTCAAAGAGGCTTTCAAGCAAACTCAAGAACAATAACAACTACTGACCAGATGTTACAAGAAATACTGAATCTCAAGAGATAG